The DNA segment AGACATGTGTATATTTTGTAAAAAGCTTTAATTCCTTTCTACAAAAATAAGAAAACCTAACTAAAATTgggtaaataagtttaaattttcATATAATACGAAAATATCAACTTTGAAGTAGATAAATAAGTTAAGGCTAGTGACATCAGCTATCGGCTATTGGCCTTGTGAAAGCTCCTCCTTAATATGTTTGATCCCTTTTTCAAGTCTTCTTCCCCGTCAATGATTATGGGTCGCTCTTGTCCTTTAATTCGATACACTACTCTAACGCCAGTTGCCTATACAACATCTTTACTTTTTAGTAGAGTCCACTTTGGTTATCGATACACCCTCTCTAGAAATCCCATTTTGGAATATTGAAACTTCcctgatgaacaagataattttgaaagagtaaaaaaatatataacttgCGATGTGGTTCATGTGGAGTTTTTGGTTAAACTTACGGACTATCAGTCATGATATACACAAAAATTTATGTAAGTGATGTCAATAATCgtcaattttgaaatttttactTCTTCCagtttatatttattttgtattattttcaaaCGGTCAGCTATTCTATAAATATATATTCTTTATTAAGAATTCAAATTTAGACGTTTTGCATTTTGAATCGAGAAAGTGAGTTGTTAAATTTATATCTAActctatttaaatttaaatttattttttccatatatatatatatatatatatatatatatatataaggtcgGCAGAATCAAGATTTTGTTCTGCCAAACCCGACCTTTGGTTGGATTTGCTACTGTCTTAGAATCAACTGGTgttaaataatatatgtaattatGTACTCactttattaatattatattatttatttattattaatattactagTATTATCGGTATTATTCTTGTTAATAATAATGTGGCCTCACACATATACTGATAGAAACAGAAACGAGAAAGAGAAAGACTACCCTCTCTCTAACTCCCACTAACCTAACTAGATCCCAAAATGTCCACAGGTCCACTACCGGCAaatgaccccacacttaaaactCTACCAGAACCCCCTGATATCCTACATGTATCCCATCAACGGGATATGGAAGAAGAAATGCCCCAGAAGAACTCCTTCAAGGAAATCCTCCTAGAGGTAAACCTAATTTCATCTACCGTGTATCCACTACCACATCAGTCACCCACACCCCTTTGTTTGAATTGAATGCCAGAAACATTCTGATTCTACTGACGAACGAAGATAAAGTTAGGCTTTACCACCCATGAAATAATTCTCTAATTATTTAACTATTTGGGGAAAAATCCCACACCAAGTGCTGCGAGCCCCTTATTCTCATCAATTTGGGCTGGGATTTCTTTATAGTCAAATTCAATCTCGAAGAAAGCATGACTAAAATTTTAATAGAAGGACCATGGTTTGTAGTGGGGCATTTTTTATCAGTACGCCGATGGAAACCAATTTTTGTCCCAGAGGAATCGAAGATAGCCATAACGGCCGTGTGGATCAGGCTACCCCAGTTGCCGACGGAATTATACGATAAAGCTATACTTGAACGAGTCAGCAACAGAATCGAAAAGCTACTAAAGATTGACACCTGCACCTCTTCCACCCTACAGGACAAATACACTAGGATTTGTGTTCAAGTACGACTAGCAATCCCAGTTACTACTGCAGTAACCATAGGTGCCCACAACCAGCCTATATTGTATGAGGGAGAAGGGATCCTTTACAAGGCATGTGGGCGGATTGGGCACACATTAAGATCTTGCTCTTTCAAGGCCAAACCCATAGACCAAAACCCCAACCCAGACCTCAATACAACTACAACCCCAACCGGAGAAGAAGCAGTGATGAACGGCGATGCCCAATGGAATACCACCCCATTAAAAAGACATATGCAGCGATAACATGAGGGAAGAATGGTAGAAACTACCCAAACACAGGTAAAGCGGTTCAATCCAGTGCCAAGTATGTTCCTCGCCCTGAATCACAGATCCGTCGTGGATTCCATTAACTTGGGCCACATTGAGAATGACCCGGGGAGCCAGTTGTCCCAAAAGGAGCGGTTAGGGGGGCCTCATACCTCCTCAAGGCCTAATGAGACCCAAAAACTTATTAGCTCAACTCAGTAATTGGGCATGAGTAGCTCACCCAACCCATCGCATGCCAGTCTTTCTGGCAATAGAAGGCATCTACCTAACCTACCTATAAGAGATGCATGTTTGGGGAAAATACCTCATACCCACAATCCTAAAATTGATACTAAAGAAGGGAAAAAGGATACCCCTAGTTGACTTCACTTTGTACCTCCCAAATCGAGTACTCTTACAAAAAATAAGAATACCCCAGTCACTCAAGGAAATCCTCTAACAGCCCAAACCCACTTGAAAGCGGGCCATCCTACCCCAAGGGATCAAAAACTGATCCCACTTTACTCTCACACATAACCCACCACCCACCCTCCTCCGTCTGTGTCACCTCCACTAGAGGTAATCGATTACTTGTTTCACATCAATCGCCCACTGTTACCAGTGAGAAGACCTTTCTTGCCAATCCTCCAAGATTGACTGCACAAGTAAAATCTTCAGACACACCTCCCAACGAAGAAGATATGGCTTATAGCCATAGTCCCCGAAATATGATTCACTCTTCCAAACCCCCCTCTAGCAGATTTCACGAACCTGAACACAGGAATGGAAAACTCGAAATCAAACACCCAACCCTCAATCATCTCTCCATTAACGATTTCCTCCACCCCACTATCACCAGAACACAAGCCGGATTCTTTGCTGGAACTGGCATTATAAGGGAGCAGTCAaaacctgcacatgatgatgggGTCGGTCCCTATGGAAATAATTGTCCAGGACCCTCGCTACCTAGCTCGGCTAGCGATGCAGCTACTCCACAAGGGGCTGGAAAACTTTGGACACCAACTGTGTATGTCCATATTTCTTCAGGCGCAGCACATGGGGACACAACAACCGTTGTCCATTGAGTAGATCAATATCTTCATGGGCCACCTCTGTCAGTCCATGCCCTTTTTTCCACTGATGAACCTAGACACACCAACCCCATTACCTAACTTCACCCTATGTCCACCAGTAGTACAGGTACCTCCCCCATTTTCTCATCCACTATCTCCCATCAACCAACTTAGCAGGGTACTCAACAACACCCTGAGTTATCTCACGAAATCCAATGTGGATCTGGAGAATATCATAAAAAACCTAGGTGTCCCAAAAATAAAAGCCTTTCTCATACAAGAATTCAAATAGCTCTTGGGGAAATGCTTATTGCTTTGTGCCCCAAAAAGCTAACAAGCTGCATAATCAATCATCGAGTGCCCTTATCTCCAAACTCGAGAAACTCAGTAGTATCCCTAAAGCCTCTGTTAGGTGTGATGAAGCCAACCTCTATGGGCAAGGGGAATGGAACCAAGAGAAAGCCCCCCTCTCAAAATTCATTGTTAATGAATTTCATTATATGGGATACTAGGAATGCTAATAATGATGAGTTTCGTAGGCATTGTGCCTCCATTGTTAAGCTTCACAACCCTGCTCGATTGGTCCTACTTGAAACTAGGATGGCAGATCATAAACACCTCACTACTGAGCTTCAGTTTGATGCTCAATTCCAAGATCCCTTTATTGGCCAATCTGGTGGCATTGTGCTAATGTGGAAAGAGGACTTGCTCAAGGCCAAGGAGATTTCCACCACACCTCAAGGGATTCATGCTATGGTGCAGGTAATCCCTCTTCTTCAAAATGGCTCTTCTATGCTATATATGCTAGTAATTGCTTGGTTGATAGGAATAGACTTTGGTAGCTCCTTGAAGACTTAACATCTGTATATAGGGATAGCTGGTTAGTTGGGGAAGAttttaatgaaattctgaaagcTAGAGATAAGTTGGGTGGAAACTGCTTAAATTTCAATAGAAGTAATAGATTCTGGCATTGTCTAAATCAAGTGGACCCGGGGTTCAAAGGCTCTAAATACACctggaccaataaaagataaactaGGAGGCAAGACCTGATCTTAGAAAGACTTGATAGATGCCTTGCAACTAATACTTGGATAGAACTATTCCCTGAATCCACACTAACCCACCTTCCTAGGACTCACTCTATTCATTTTTCCCTTCTTCTCAACATCTTGAGTAACCATCACACTAGGCATAACAGACTCTTTACATTTGAATCTATGTGGTGTAACCACCTTGAATTTCTCCCTATTATGCAAGATAGTTTCTCTATTGAGTATAACATCCATAGGGCAACTGAGATCTTCAAAGGTAGGGTGACCATCTGGAATAAGCATGTGTTTGGCAACATATTCCACAAGAAAAGACATACTTACTAGATTTAATGGCATTCAAAAATCCAATGAATACCCTTTTAGCACCTTTCTCCAGACTTGCAACAGGAGTTTAATGTTATCCTTAAGAATGAAGAGGGCATCTGAAAGCTTAAATCTAGGATTAACTGGCTGAGTGAGGTGTGATGCCAACACTAGGTTTTTTCACACTTCAACGCTTAATAGGAGAAGGAGGAACAAAATACTATGTTCGAAAGATGAGGTTGGAAACCTAATCCGAGAACACCACCACATAAAAGAGGCCATTCTTAAGTACTTTTCCAACATCTTCACCTCTGAACATCATCACTCCAGTAGGAATCCCTCTTATAGTGAAGGTAGACCTAATGTCCTTGATAACAGAGACAAACAAACCTTGGATTCCCCCCTGAGGTTGTCTGAAATTAGTGCCGTAAAATCCTTTAAGCTTATGAAGGCTCCAGGACCAGATGGGCTTCATCCCTTCTTCTATCATAAGCATTGGCATATCCtatttgtaacgacctgaccggtcgttttgagcatttgcactttgctagatggtttgagggcatgagtagctctgtatgatctattatgacttgtgtgtatcctCGATTTCAGTTTTCGAGTGATTTGGAATTattttggaagaatgaatttcatgtttgaagctttaagttggacttttatgtatttgactctggatcagagttttgatggttcggttaggTTCAGATAGTGATTTTGTACTTGGATGTATGCCTGAATTTATATTTGGGTGTTTCTAAAAGGTTTCATCAaaatttggcaaaagttgaaaatttgaaggtttggaatgttcataagtttgattgggagttgaatttgatgatatcaggtTCAGATTATGGTTTTGGTGGTTGGAATAGATTtgtatgtcatttgaaacttgtgtgcaaaatttgaggtcattctagattgatttgatatggttcggcactagttttggaagttggaagttcaaaagtTCTTCAAGTTGAATTTTGAGGTAAGATttatcattttgatgttgttatatgtgatttgcggcctcgagtaggtttgtattgtgttttggaacttgttggtatattcggacggggtcccgaatggctcgggtgagtttcagacgtgatTCGGTTTATTTTTACTTCATGTTACATAACTGAAGGGGGTATGATGATGGTGTTTCCGCATCTACGAAAGAATGGAcacagatgcgagtccgcagataCAGACAAGTAGTCGCAGAAGTGGAAAAAAGCTGGGTGAGgaaagatcgcagaagcgggtcTGCGAGTGCATCTACGGAAGCGCATGAGCGGTTGTCTGGAGCGTAGAAGAAAGGTTGTGCTTATGAGCAGATGatggatcgcacctgcgagatcgAAGAAGCGGATATAGTTCTGTAGGTGCGAGAGGTCGGGATTTCAGCGTTATTCCGCAGGAGAGGGTCTTTTGTCGCAGAAGCGGCCGGTGGTTCGCAAAAGCGGAATAGCTTGGCAGAAGTTATAAATCGAGGGTTTTgttcattttaacatattttgagttcgGGAGcatggatttgggcgattttggaggcgcttttcatcacatggattggggtaagtgttctctacccgattttaattatatttcgtgaatctatattcaattttatcatttggattatgaatattaaagagaaatttagggtttttgtctaaactcTCATAAAGTGAATATTTGAGTTTCGAACAttgattcggattcggatttaagtgaaattagtatgattgTGTTCGTAATCGAATGGGTCgccggattttataagttttgttgggttccaaaGTGCAGGCccggatttgactttttggttgactttaagcttttgattaaagattcaacctttatcgattgagtttatttcctttggcattatttgatgttcttgagtttcttttggctggtttcgagccgttcgaaggtcggtacatgcgggatggcatttctagagtattattTGGCGTGCCCGGTATTGGATTCGGCTAATTCGAGGTAAGTATTATATCTAAACTTGGATGtgagggtatttaaccctgaGAAATATGTTATAAAAGATGTATTAAGGTAACATAcgtgctaggtgacgagtgtgttgGCGTACACCGAGGGAATTATGATTTTAGTCGACTATTGGACTATGATCGAACTTGTTTTGCTGTTATATCTTGTTACATCCATAATCtccctacttgtttgattgtaatagctgtgaatcatgttagaaatcatgtttaggctatatgcttattctgtttgGACACACTGAGGTCATCTCtgatgttgagttatttgcttacattgcaaatacatactcagtcatattcatacatttgcatatcatatcccagtctctgttatcatttgttatcacatcatattatcattgtttgggctgattggcatgagatttgtgagcccgagagactggagagattgataactgagttggggcctgagggccggattgtgagcgatatttatgggatcggactgaaTGCCGCAacaggttttattgattcatgatgggatcgggctgcacaccacaataggttttattgattcatgatgggatcgggctacacgccgcagtaagttttattgattcatgatgggattgggttgcacgtcgcaacaggttttattgattcatgacgGGATTatgttgcatgccgcagcaggccatgttggcttatattagcacTTGGACAGGATCCACCCCTCTGTAGTCTAACATActagcagtgagcgcaggtaccgagtgccgagtaccgagtgtcgagtgattgagTATACCGAGTGATTGAatatactgagtgattgagtgtgagacaacgagattgagtactttgagagcATGGGTACATAagttcatcactgtgatgcattacatttgacatgatACTtggcatataggcatagagatacaTTTCTTCATGCTAAACGGTATTGTGAGATTCATGGCCTCACATGCAtgttgacatgtaggcatagatgTGTACTCTCCTCATGCTaactgataatgaaacatcttatttttTGTTCAAAGGTTTTGGAAAAAATTATAGTTTTAtaatatactcatattttggtgatttcggtgaaagatttagGTCTTACTATTATACCTGAAAAGTATGTCTATTTTTCgtaactgtgaatgagctgagcatcatatctttgagttattacttgtactgcttttattatattattacgagttgttcttggctattggtgttggactctgaccattgtccaagctcgtcactgctttcaacctgagattaggtttgttacttattgagtacatgggttggttataatcatactacacttctgcaccttgcgtgcagattttagAGCTGATATTGTTGTGCATGGCGGGAGCTGACATTGAAGATGTATCTGCTTTTCGGTTATAGCTACCTCTTGTTCTTgatagctttagatttataaatctgtttatgtatatttcgaacagatgatgtatttatttcataccatctttgtaaactctaaatctcagAAGCTCATGATTCGTACTACTAGTCCTGGTTGTtatataaaagttcagttatttcatcattatattctcagtaaatctcatttaAAATTGGATTATTGCTAAATTGGATTACTTAACGGGTtggagtaggtgccatcacgattagtTAGATTTTCGGTCGTGACACTGTCCAACCAGATAAATAATTACTACATGTCAGTGTTTCCATCTGGAGTCGTGCCCTCTGAGATTAACAGAACCTACCTCTGCCTAATCCCCAAATGTCCTAATGCTACTATGTTAAGAAACTTCATACCTATAGGACTGTGCAATACCATGTACAAGCTAGTCACTAAGATCATTGTCAACAGAATCAAGTATGTCCTTAACAATATCATTGGTCCAACTCAAGCCAGCTTTCTATCAAACAGAAGAGCTGCTAATAATGCCATAGTGGttcatgagtacataaatcactTTCAGAAGATGAAGGGTAAAAATGCTAACATGATCTTAAAAGTAGACCTAGAGAAAGCATTTGATAGAATAGAATGGTCATTCATCAAAGACTCCTGctcttcttcaattttccaaGTAGACTAATCACCTTGATTATGTCTTGCATCACCACCAGTTCCATCTCTGTCCTGGTTAATGGAGACCAGACTAAATTTTTTTTAACCCAACTAGGGGTATTAGACAAAGTGACCCTATTTTCCCTACCTCTTCATCATTTGCATGTAGAGGCTTTCTAGGAATATAAAAGAGGCTGTTAGGAACAACTCCTGGTTCCTAATTAGCATCAACAGGAGTGGGCATATGATCTCTCACTTGTTTTTTGCTGATGATCTCACTCTATTTGCTAGAGCAAATAATAAGAACTACCATGCTATTTTAAGAGCACTGGGGGAATTCAACAATGCCTCTGGTCAGAAGGTGAACTTCCCTAAGTCTAAGGTCTTTTTCTCTACCAACTATAGAGAGGAATGGGCTAGCTAATGCAGCTCAATCCTGGGCATCAAGACTGGCTTAGCCTTTGAAAAATACCTTGGATTTCCC comes from the Nicotiana tabacum cultivar K326 chromosome 14, ASM71507v2, whole genome shotgun sequence genome and includes:
- the LOC142169075 gene encoding uncharacterized protein LOC142169075, producing MYKLVTKIIVNRIKYVLNNIIGPTQASFLSNRRAANNAIVVHEYINHFQKMKGKNANMILKVDLEKAFDRIEWSFIKDSCSSSIFQRLSRNIKEAVRNNSWFLISINRSGHMISHLFFADDLTLFARANNKNYHAILRALGEFNNASGQKDLNSISYLVPHEISTIIQRTSIPLNAKANDKLIRKLIPTGIFSCRPAYNFIAFNFTGNPDQEDLYDWIWKLKVPNKIKFFTWMMH